A section of the Desulfovibrio desulfuricans genome encodes:
- a CDS encoding molybdopterin-dependent aldehyde oxidoreductase, whose product METKTLVINGIPRRLLANPDDMLVDVLRDQLQLTSVKVGCGKGQCGACSVILDGKVVRACVVKMSRVAENAAVTTLEGVGTPDHLHPLQHSWIYHGAAQCGFCTPGFIVSAKALLDSNPNPSREDVRDWFQKNHNVCRCTGYKPLVDAVMDAAALMRGDKTLDDVTFKMPADGRIWGSTMPRPSAVAKVTGTAEFGADAAHRLPANTLHLAIAQAKVSHANIKGIDTSEAEKMPGVYKVLTHKDVKGRNRITGLITFPTNKGDGWERPILNDTKIFQYGDALAIVCADSECNARAAAEKVKFDLELLPEYMSAPEAMAPDAIEIHPGTPNIYYDQLEEKGADTAPFFNDPANVIAEGDYYTQRQPHLPIEPDVGYGYVNDKGQVVIHSKSVAIHLHALMIAPGLGLEFPKDLVLVQNTTGGTFGYKFSPTMEALVGVAVMATGRPCHLRYNYEQQQNYTGKRSPFWTTVRFAANKQGKILAMETDWSVDHGPYSEFGDLLTLRGAQYIGAGYGIANIRGKGRTVATNHCWGAAFRGYGAPETEFPSEVLMDELAEKLGMDPFDIRELNCYREGDTNPSGQVPEVMSLPEMFQKMRPYYEEAKKTVKAKSTAEVKRGVGIALGVYGAGLDGPDTSEAWAELNPDGSVTVGNSWEDHGQGADSGTLGTAHEALRPLNIKPENIHLVMNDTSKTPNSGPAGGSRSQVVTGNATRVACEMLIEGMRKPSGGFFTYDEMKAEGRPVHYDGKWSAPAKDCDGKGQGEPFACYMYGLFLAEVAVEVATGKTTVEKLVCVADIGTLCNKLVVDGQIYGGLAQGVGLALTEDYEDLKKHSTLAGAGVPTIKMIPDDMEIVYVQTPRKAGPFGASGVGEMPLTAPHPAIINAIYNACGARVRHLPARPEKVLAAMPK is encoded by the coding sequence ATGGAAACAAAAACCCTTGTGATTAACGGCATTCCCCGGCGCTTGCTGGCTAACCCCGACGATATGCTTGTGGACGTGCTGCGCGATCAGTTGCAGCTCACCAGTGTCAAAGTTGGTTGCGGCAAGGGTCAGTGCGGTGCCTGTTCGGTGATCCTTGACGGCAAAGTGGTACGCGCCTGCGTGGTAAAAATGAGCCGCGTGGCGGAAAACGCCGCCGTGACGACGCTTGAAGGCGTGGGTACCCCCGACCATCTGCACCCGTTGCAACATTCATGGATTTACCACGGCGCGGCCCAGTGCGGTTTCTGCACCCCTGGCTTCATCGTTTCGGCCAAGGCCCTGCTTGATTCCAATCCTAATCCCAGCCGTGAAGACGTGCGCGACTGGTTCCAGAAAAATCACAACGTCTGCCGCTGTACGGGCTACAAGCCCCTGGTGGACGCTGTCATGGACGCAGCCGCCCTTATGCGCGGCGATAAAACGCTGGACGACGTTACCTTCAAGATGCCTGCCGATGGCCGCATCTGGGGTTCCACCATGCCCCGTCCTTCTGCCGTCGCCAAGGTGACGGGCACCGCCGAATTCGGCGCGGACGCAGCGCACCGCCTGCCCGCCAACACTCTGCACCTCGCCATTGCCCAGGCCAAGGTATCCCATGCCAACATCAAGGGCATAGACACCTCTGAAGCCGAAAAAATGCCCGGCGTGTACAAGGTGCTGACCCACAAGGATGTGAAGGGCAGGAACCGCATCACCGGCCTGATCACCTTCCCCACCAATAAGGGCGATGGCTGGGAACGGCCCATCCTTAACGATACCAAAATCTTCCAGTACGGCGATGCGCTGGCCATTGTCTGCGCTGACTCCGAATGCAACGCCCGCGCTGCGGCTGAAAAGGTCAAGTTTGACCTTGAGCTGCTGCCCGAATACATGAGCGCCCCCGAGGCCATGGCCCCGGACGCCATCGAAATCCACCCCGGCACCCCCAACATCTACTACGACCAGCTTGAGGAAAAAGGCGCGGATACCGCTCCCTTCTTCAACGATCCGGCAAACGTCATCGCGGAAGGCGATTACTACACCCAGCGCCAGCCCCACCTGCCCATCGAACCCGACGTGGGCTACGGCTATGTGAACGACAAGGGCCAGGTGGTCATCCACTCCAAGTCCGTTGCCATTCATCTGCACGCGCTGATGATCGCCCCCGGCCTCGGCCTGGAATTCCCGAAGGATCTCGTACTGGTGCAGAACACCACCGGCGGCACCTTTGGCTACAAGTTCAGCCCCACCATGGAAGCCCTTGTGGGCGTGGCCGTTATGGCTACCGGCCGTCCCTGCCACCTGCGTTACAACTACGAACAGCAGCAGAACTACACCGGCAAGCGTTCGCCCTTCTGGACGACCGTGCGTTTTGCCGCCAACAAGCAGGGCAAGATTCTTGCCATGGAAACGGACTGGAGCGTTGACCACGGCCCCTACTCCGAATTCGGCGATCTGCTCACCCTGCGCGGCGCGCAGTATATCGGCGCTGGTTACGGCATCGCCAACATTCGCGGCAAGGGCCGCACCGTTGCCACCAACCACTGCTGGGGTGCGGCTTTCCGCGGCTACGGCGCGCCGGAAACCGAATTCCCCTCCGAAGTGCTCATGGACGAACTGGCTGAAAAGCTGGGCATGGATCCCTTCGACATCCGCGAGCTGAACTGCTACCGCGAAGGCGATACCAACCCCTCCGGTCAGGTGCCTGAAGTCATGAGCCTGCCCGAAATGTTCCAGAAAATGCGCCCCTACTACGAAGAAGCCAAAAAGACCGTTAAGGCCAAGTCCACCGCCGAAGTCAAACGCGGCGTGGGTATTGCCCTTGGCGTGTATGGCGCGGGCCTTGACGGGCCGGACACCTCCGAAGCCTGGGCCGAACTGAACCCCGACGGCAGCGTAACCGTGGGCAACTCGTGGGAAGACCACGGCCAGGGCGCTGATTCCGGCACCCTGGGCACCGCCCATGAAGCCTTGCGCCCCCTGAACATCAAGCCCGAAAATATCCATCTGGTCATGAACGATACCAGCAAGACCCCCAATTCCGGCCCTGCTGGCGGTTCGCGTTCTCAGGTGGTCACGGGCAACGCCACCCGCGTGGCCTGCGAAATGCTTATTGAAGGCATGCGCAAGCCCAGCGGCGGCTTCTTTACCTATGACGAAATGAAGGCCGAAGGCCGCCCCGTGCACTATGACGGCAAGTGGTCTGCTCCGGCCAAGGACTGCGACGGCAAGGGCCAGGGTGAACCCTTTGCCTGTTACATGTACGGTCTGTTCCTTGCCGAAGTGGCCGTTGAGGTCGCCACCGGCAAGACCACAGTTGAAAAGCTTGTGTGCGTGGCCGACATCGGCACCCTGTGCAACAAGCTGGTGGTTGACGGTCAGATCTACGGCGGCTTGGCGCAGGGCGTTGGCCTTGCCCTGACCGAAGACTACGAAGACCTGAAGAAGCACAGCACCCTTGCTGGCGCGGGCGTGCCCACCATCAAGATGATTCCTGACGACATGGAAATCGTCTATGTGCAGACCCCCCGCAAGGCTGGCCCCTTTGGCGCTTCCGGCGTGGGCGAAATGCCCCTTACCGCGCCGCACCCTGCCATCATCAACGCCATCTACAATGCTTGCGGCGCGCGTGTGCGCCACTTGCCCGCCCGCCCCGAAAAGGTGTTGGCGGCCATGCCCAAGTAG
- a CDS encoding molybdopterin-binding protein: MKTIHVHDAVGSVLCHDITRIIPGESKGPVFRKGHVVREEDVEVLLQVGKEHLYVFESLPGMVHENDAAARVISAVSGGNLTCTEPKEGRIDLKAACDGLLRVDVPVLNRINSLGEISVATIHTMQHVTKGRSVAGARVVPLMIEDEKLRQLESFVDGPVVEVLPLRRARVGVVTTGSEVFYGRIQDAFGPVLRKKFVALGSTVVGQTLTSDEVPMTAGAIRDFLEQGADFIVVTGGMSVDPDDRTPTAIRTSGAEVVSYGAPVYPGAMFLLAYAQGAAGRVPVLGLPGCVMYHKASIFDLVVPRLLAGIEVTAADVAALGHGGFCSQCEECRYPVCPFGK, translated from the coding sequence ATGAAAACCATCCATGTGCATGACGCCGTGGGCAGTGTTTTGTGTCACGACATCACCAGGATTATTCCTGGTGAAAGCAAAGGGCCTGTTTTTCGTAAAGGCCATGTTGTGCGGGAAGAAGACGTTGAGGTGCTGCTGCAGGTTGGCAAAGAGCATCTTTATGTTTTTGAATCCCTGCCCGGCATGGTTCACGAAAATGATGCCGCCGCTCGTGTTATTTCTGCCGTTTCCGGCGGCAACCTGACATGCACGGAACCCAAGGAAGGGCGTATCGACCTCAAGGCCGCCTGTGACGGGCTGCTGCGGGTGGATGTGCCAGTTCTCAACCGCATAAACAGCCTTGGCGAAATTTCTGTCGCAACCATCCACACCATGCAGCACGTAACCAAGGGGCGCTCGGTAGCGGGAGCCCGCGTGGTGCCGTTGATGATTGAGGATGAAAAATTGCGGCAGCTTGAATCGTTCGTCGATGGGCCGGTCGTTGAAGTTCTGCCTTTGCGCCGCGCCAGGGTTGGCGTGGTCACAACAGGCAGCGAAGTTTTTTACGGGCGCATCCAGGATGCCTTTGGCCCTGTGCTGCGCAAAAAGTTCGTCGCTCTGGGCAGCACGGTGGTGGGGCAGACCCTTACCAGTGACGAAGTGCCCATGACTGCCGGAGCGATCAGGGATTTTCTCGAACAAGGTGCTGATTTTATTGTGGTAACTGGCGGAATGTCTGTTGACCCTGACGACCGCACGCCAACCGCCATCCGCACTTCCGGAGCGGAGGTGGTCAGCTATGGCGCGCCGGTGTATCCGGGCGCCATGTTCCTTCTGGCCTATGCCCAGGGGGCGGCAGGCCGGGTGCCCGTGTTGGGGCTGCCCGGATGCGTCATGTACCACAAGGCCAGCATTTTTGATCTCGTTGTGCCGCGCCTGCTGGCCGGCATTGAGGTAACGGCTGCCGATGTGGCGGCATTGGGGCACGGGGGCTTTTGCTCCCAGTGTGAAGAATGCCGCTATCCGGTCTGTCCGTTCGGGAAATAG
- a CDS encoding DVU_1555 family C-GCAxxG-C-C protein: MNPMMMELLPLVHQGYCCSQLLLLLMLQAQDRQNPGVVRAAQGLCHGIGQSDGPCGLLTGGACALALVAGKGAEDEIPHPMLTPLLNDYATWFYDRTEAYGGQRCGQIAAGLGATSGAAGEQPNPVACGDLLAECWGKIMELVQSYELDLTEKA, encoded by the coding sequence ATGAATCCCATGATGATGGAATTATTGCCCTTGGTGCATCAGGGCTATTGTTGCAGCCAGTTGCTGCTCCTGCTCATGTTGCAGGCTCAGGACAGGCAGAACCCCGGCGTTGTGCGCGCCGCACAGGGGCTGTGTCACGGCATCGGTCAATCGGACGGCCCTTGCGGCCTTTTGACGGGAGGGGCCTGTGCCCTGGCTCTGGTCGCGGGTAAGGGGGCGGAAGATGAAATCCCGCATCCCATGCTCACCCCCCTGCTCAATGATTACGCCACGTGGTTTTATGACCGCACGGAAGCTTACGGCGGCCAGCGCTGCGGGCAGATTGCGGCTGGGCTTGGCGCGACTTCCGGCGCTGCGGGCGAGCAGCCAAACCCTGTGGCCTGCGGCGACTTGCTGGCGGAATGCTGGGGAAAAATCATGGAACTGGTTCAGAGTTACGAACTGGATCTGACGGAAAAAGCATGA
- the trsS gene encoding radical SAM (seleno)protein TrsS — MTLRRTQSLCPVCLRRVEATYERSAKDALTVVLRKTCPDHGTFSVPVWQEAKPGAVATPAFAAWSRPKSPSYPANPHTPIRDGCPFDCGLCPAHAQHTCTGLFEVTMRCDMACPVCYASAGSMSNQNSGEAGDVPLSVIAAQMDTLKGASGPCNVQISGGEPTMRHDLPQIITLARQRGFGLVQINTNGLRLSREQGYARALREAGLDSIYLQWDGVRESSFTSLRGRECLDFKRRAVRNCAEAGLGVVLVATLVRGVNDGELGDLLRMALELGPAVRGLHMQPAAFFGRYPWRLEEAPRLTLPEVMAALAQQAPEMVSPSHLHPPGCENELCSFSAVYRRVQKNGAPSLEWLADAGQSCCSPAPKAAGAEVPPPAEDGARKAKQFVALHWKGGNSGGESACSCGGASGFDSGSAGSKASADGFSRFLAQAGAEQRFTLSAMAFQDALSLDLDRVRGCCIHVVRPDGRMIPFCLHNLTASDGTRLYGDA; from the coding sequence ATGACCCTGCGCCGCACCCAGAGCCTCTGCCCCGTGTGCCTGCGCCGGGTAGAGGCCACCTATGAACGCTCGGCCAAGGATGCACTCACTGTCGTACTGCGCAAAACCTGCCCGGATCATGGCACGTTCAGCGTCCCCGTATGGCAGGAAGCCAAGCCCGGTGCAGTGGCCACGCCAGCCTTTGCCGCATGGTCACGGCCCAAAAGCCCTTCCTACCCGGCCAATCCGCACACGCCAATCCGCGATGGCTGCCCCTTTGACTGCGGCCTTTGTCCTGCCCACGCCCAGCATACCTGCACCGGTCTGTTTGAAGTGACCATGCGGTGCGACATGGCCTGCCCCGTGTGCTATGCCTCTGCTGGTTCTATGTCGAATCAAAATTCCGGAGAGGCGGGAGACGTGCCGCTGAGCGTGATTGCCGCGCAGATGGATACCCTTAAGGGAGCGTCCGGCCCCTGCAATGTGCAGATCTCCGGCGGAGAGCCGACCATGCGCCATGACCTGCCGCAGATCATCACGCTTGCGCGGCAACGTGGCTTTGGGCTGGTGCAGATCAATACCAACGGTCTGCGTTTGTCGCGCGAGCAGGGCTATGCCCGCGCACTGCGCGAGGCCGGGCTTGATTCCATCTACCTGCAATGGGACGGCGTGCGCGAAAGCAGCTTTACAAGCCTGAGGGGCAGGGAATGCCTTGATTTCAAGCGCCGCGCCGTGCGCAACTGTGCAGAGGCCGGGCTTGGCGTAGTGTTGGTGGCGACCCTTGTGCGCGGCGTCAACGATGGCGAACTGGGCGATCTGCTGCGCATGGCGTTGGAGCTTGGCCCAGCGGTGCGGGGGCTGCACATGCAGCCAGCCGCTTTTTTTGGGCGCTACCCCTGGCGGCTGGAGGAAGCCCCGCGCCTGACCCTGCCCGAAGTCATGGCAGCACTGGCCCAGCAGGCACCGGAAATGGTCAGCCCCAGTCACCTGCATCCGCCGGGATGCGAAAACGAGCTGTGTTCCTTCAGCGCAGTGTATCGCCGGGTGCAGAAAAACGGCGCACCTTCGCTGGAATGGCTTGCCGATGCGGGGCAGTCGTGTTGCTCGCCAGCACCGAAGGCCGCTGGCGCGGAAGTGCCTCCGCCCGCTGAGGACGGGGCGCGCAAGGCCAAGCAGTTTGTGGCCCTGCACTGGAAAGGGGGCAACAGTGGCGGGGAATCTGCCTGTAGCTGCGGGGGCGCATCTGGCTTTGACTCTGGCAGCGCAGGCAGCAAGGCCAGTGCGGACGGCTTTAGCCGATTTCTGGCTCAGGCCGGGGCAGAGCAGCGTTTCACGCTTTCGGCCATGGCCTTTCAGGATGCCCTGAGCCTTGACCTTGACCGTGTACGCGGCTGCTGCATCCATGTGGTGCGGCCTGACGGGCGCATGATTCCGTTCTGCCTGCACAATCTCACTGCCAGCGACGGCACGCGCCTGTACGGTGACGCATAG
- a CDS encoding DVU_1557 family redox protein: MSMGPNYGPDGGQWVCGRCRVALEQVKVPVFYLNSAFDVFLPRCPKCGLTQVPKSLAEGKMLEVEALLEDK, from the coding sequence ATGAGCATGGGGCCAAACTACGGGCCGGACGGCGGCCAGTGGGTGTGCGGGCGTTGCCGCGTTGCCCTTGAGCAGGTGAAGGTTCCTGTTTTTTATCTCAACAGCGCCTTTGACGTGTTTTTGCCGCGCTGCCCCAAGTGCGGGCTGACGCAGGTGCCCAAATCTCTGGCCGAAGGCAAGATGCTTGAAGTGGAAGCTCTGCTGGAAGATAAATGA
- a CDS encoding DVU_1553 family AMP-dependent CoA ligase: MADAATLPSITGFGSCPLDLWLARQCGARSSGELPGRLAIAQTALLRSTLRQAVRGAFYAARLRECKLDITSVGDLERLPFTTAEDLRNWGDFLCVSQGDVQRMVTLHTSGTTGQPKRLAFTDADLARTRDFFAVGMSQLVGAGQRLAVLLPGAERPDGVADLLRQALGAAGVDVLAPPPEVHATPSPDADPCAEPGKALAQWLEQAKPHCLVAAPAQLALLLKHFPHRGPQGLAGILTSAEPLDDALGLALRRAWQCEILDHYGLTETAYGCAVECPAHQGFHVRELDVLIEIVDISGRKILAPGEEGEVVITTLQRHAMPLVRYRTGDVACLLPAPCACGSPLRRLGPVRGRIERKSGQPPRIVRPAKGRGV; this comes from the coding sequence GTGGCAGACGCAGCAACTCTACCTTCCATAACAGGTTTCGGCTCCTGCCCGCTGGATCTCTGGCTGGCCCGTCAGTGCGGGGCGCGCAGTTCCGGGGAGCTGCCCGGCAGGCTGGCGATTGCGCAAACGGCCCTGCTGCGCAGCACCTTGCGGCAGGCTGTGCGCGGGGCATTTTACGCCGCCCGTTTGCGGGAGTGCAAGCTGGATATAACCAGTGTGGGCGATCTGGAACGCCTGCCCTTCACCACTGCGGAAGACCTGCGCAACTGGGGGGATTTTTTGTGCGTTTCGCAGGGGGATGTGCAGCGTATGGTCACGCTGCACACGTCAGGCACCACGGGGCAACCCAAACGGCTTGCCTTTACTGATGCGGACCTGGCCCGCACGCGCGATTTTTTTGCGGTGGGTATGAGCCAGCTTGTGGGCGCGGGGCAGCGGCTGGCAGTGCTGTTGCCCGGTGCGGAGCGGCCTGACGGCGTGGCCGACCTGCTGCGACAGGCCTTGGGCGCAGCGGGTGTGGATGTGCTGGCTCCACCGCCGGAAGTCCACGCGACCCCATCGCCAGATGCTGACCCTTGCGCGGAGCCGGGCAAAGCTCTTGCCCAATGGCTGGAGCAGGCAAAGCCACATTGCCTTGTGGCCGCGCCCGCGCAACTCGCCCTTTTGCTGAAGCACTTTCCCCACCGGGGGCCGCAGGGGCTTGCGGGCATACTCACCAGCGCTGAGCCTCTGGATGATGCGCTTGGTCTGGCCTTGCGCCGGGCGTGGCAATGCGAGATTCTGGATCATTACGGCCTTACCGAAACCGCCTACGGCTGCGCGGTGGAATGCCCCGCCCACCAGGGCTTTCATGTGCGGGAACTGGACGTTCTGATAGAAATAGTAGATATTTCAGGGCGTAAAATATTGGCCCCAGGCGAGGAGGGCGAGGTTGTCATTACCACGCTCCAACGGCATGCAATGCCTTTGGTGCGATATCGAACCGGTGATGTGGCCTGTCTGCTGCCAGCCCCTTGCGCCTGCGGTAGCCCTTTGCGCAGGCTTGGCCCTGTGCGTGGCCGCATTGAACGCAAAAGCGG
- a CDS encoding pyridine nucleotide-disulfide oxidoreductase/dicluster-binding protein, producing MMDQQRLHEIESHCTQESPPRCRVACPFDLDVRAFMARIAEGKQGEARKVLERHLPLPGIIARICDHPCENACLRQDLGGSLAMHGLELSCMLAVGAQSRMLPLPPKKFRMAVMGAGLAGLTAAWDLSRKAYPVTVFHSGAAGEFLLKAHPALAADNEAGIAKDFLAEDMEALGRQKVSFTQATLDAALLEKMAAEYDAVLVDADAVQQHAPGIAPDEAQVDAETLLWRGNICCAGWRSSTPTGHTFASPSRQAGQGRHAAQTMERVTSGVSLTAARDKSQGPLHTDVTGIAPVPRVEPASQAACGEPLYSAEESAREAERCLQCQCMICVRECVYLQKYKGYPRLYARQVNNNASIVKGLHTANALINGCALCGQCEELCPENFSMAELCLSAREDMVERGFMPPTAHEFALEDMESASGPECALVLPPLSPAAESQGADASQAVGEQWLFFPGCQLAAARVEQTAALYDLLREKFGNGLKSGVGIMLSCCGIPARWAGRTTLFKEHTDKLRKAWEGLGKPRIMAACSSCITALHEALPEAQTVSVWEVLDSLPFEAPTAGNSLPSVFSIQDPCTARHDASWLAAVRSLAGKCGAKIEEPRLSGASTACCGYGGLVWCAQPETARAMSDHRAAQLEHPGLASCIMCRDRMAASGKECWHLLDLLLPASGKAQSGAAQGPGLSARRANRAALRRKLLEKYGSAAGQQALLADTPEQAGKGRVLVAADVLARLEERHILLSDVEGAVVGAEASGHWFENLDDGHRLGSWRPRKVTFWVEYEAQGEVFVLHDAWCHRMVVPGSGGQEAADVINSHQCCTDGQRPNMLGAQNGGQRGEQS from the coding sequence ATGATGGATCAACAACGTCTGCACGAAATAGAGTCGCACTGCACACAGGAAAGTCCGCCCCGTTGCCGGGTGGCCTGTCCTTTTGATCTGGATGTGCGCGCCTTCATGGCCCGCATAGCTGAAGGCAAGCAGGGCGAGGCCCGCAAGGTGCTTGAGCGGCACTTGCCCCTGCCCGGCATTATTGCCCGCATTTGCGATCACCCCTGTGAAAACGCCTGTCTGCGGCAGGATCTGGGCGGCAGCCTCGCCATGCATGGGCTTGAACTCTCGTGCATGCTTGCTGTGGGCGCGCAGAGCCGTATGTTGCCTTTGCCTCCCAAAAAATTCCGCATGGCCGTCATGGGGGCCGGGCTTGCCGGGCTCACGGCCGCCTGGGATCTGTCGCGCAAGGCCTATCCCGTTACTGTCTTTCACTCGGGCGCGGCGGGCGAATTTTTGCTCAAAGCGCATCCCGCACTGGCGGCAGACAATGAGGCGGGCATTGCCAAGGATTTTCTGGCGGAAGACATGGAAGCCCTTGGCCGCCAGAAGGTCAGTTTTACCCAGGCGACGCTTGATGCCGCGCTGCTGGAAAAGATGGCTGCGGAGTATGACGCCGTGCTGGTGGACGCCGATGCCGTGCAGCAGCATGCACCCGGCATTGCCCCGGACGAAGCCCAGGTGGATGCGGAAACCCTGCTCTGGCGCGGCAATATCTGCTGCGCTGGCTGGCGCAGCAGCACCCCCACAGGCCACACGTTTGCCTCACCTTCGCGTCAGGCGGGGCAGGGGCGGCATGCGGCGCAGACAATGGAGCGCGTGACCAGCGGCGTTTCCCTCACAGCCGCGCGTGACAAATCTCAGGGGCCGCTGCACACCGATGTGACAGGTATAGCGCCCGTGCCGCGTGTGGAACCAGCCTCGCAGGCTGCTTGCGGCGAGCCGCTCTATTCTGCGGAGGAATCCGCGCGCGAGGCGGAGCGCTGCCTGCAATGCCAGTGTATGATCTGCGTGCGCGAATGCGTGTACTTGCAGAAATACAAGGGCTATCCGCGCCTCTACGCGCGTCAGGTCAATAACAACGCGTCCATCGTCAAGGGCCTGCACACGGCAAATGCCCTCATCAACGGCTGCGCCCTGTGCGGCCAGTGCGAGGAACTGTGCCCGGAGAATTTTTCCATGGCCGAGCTGTGCCTTTCCGCACGGGAAGACATGGTGGAACGCGGTTTTATGCCGCCCACGGCCCACGAGTTTGCGCTTGAGGATATGGAAAGCGCCTCAGGGCCGGAATGCGCCCTTGTGCTGCCGCCCTTGTCGCCAGCCGCAGAATCCCAGGGCGCTGACGCGAGTCAGGCGGTGGGCGAGCAGTGGCTGTTTTTTCCCGGTTGCCAGCTGGCTGCGGCGCGCGTGGAACAAACGGCGGCGCTTTATGATCTGCTGCGCGAAAAATTTGGCAACGGCCTGAAATCCGGCGTGGGCATCATGCTTTCCTGCTGCGGCATCCCTGCGCGTTGGGCCGGAAGAACCACCCTGTTCAAGGAGCATACGGACAAACTGCGCAAGGCCTGGGAGGGACTGGGCAAACCGCGCATCATGGCGGCCTGTTCTTCCTGCATTACGGCCTTGCACGAGGCCCTGCCGGAAGCGCAGACTGTTTCCGTGTGGGAGGTGCTGGACAGCTTGCCGTTTGAGGCTCCCACTGCTGGTAATTCCCTGCCCTCGGTTTTTTCCATTCAGGATCCCTGTACCGCCCGGCATGATGCGTCATGGCTTGCCGCAGTGCGCAGTCTGGCGGGCAAATGCGGGGCAAAAATTGAAGAACCGCGCCTTTCCGGCGCTTCCACCGCCTGTTGCGGTTACGGCGGCCTTGTGTGGTGCGCCCAGCCGGAAACCGCCCGAGCCATGAGCGATCACCGGGCCGCCCAGCTTGAGCACCCCGGCCTTGCCTCGTGCATCATGTGCCGTGACCGCATGGCGGCCAGCGGCAAGGAGTGCTGGCATCTGCTTGATCTGCTGCTGCCAGCGTCAGGCAAGGCGCAGTCCGGCGCGGCTCAAGGGCCGGGCCTTTCGGCGCGCCGCGCCAACAGGGCTGCCTTGCGCCGCAAACTGCTGGAAAAATATGGCAGCGCCGCCGGGCAACAGGCCCTGCTTGCAGACACGCCCGAGCAGGCCGGAAAGGGCAGGGTGCTGGTGGCGGCGGATGTGCTGGCCCGGCTGGAAGAGCGGCATATTCTGCTTTCAGACGTGGAAGGGGCCGTTGTGGGGGCCGAGGCCAGTGGGCACTGGTTCGAGAATCTGGATGACGGGCATCGTCTTGGCTCGTGGCGGCCCAGAAAGGTGACTTTCTGGGTGGAATACGAAGCGCAGGGCGAGGTCTTTGTCCTGCACGATGCGTGGTGCCACCGGATGGTGGTGCCGGGTTCCGGCGGTCAGGAAGCTGCGGATGTCATCAACAGCCACCAGTGCTGCACCGATGGGCAGCGCCCCAACATGTTGGGTGCGCAAAATGGCGGGCAGAGAGGTGAACAGTCATGA
- the trsM gene encoding DVU_1556 family methyltransferase, which yields MNALWERPDFRRAAGDAWRPGGVELTRRALAWCASAGLLAPGGLVLDLGSGAGATLRLLSQMGYRAVGLDKHAEAGLPVDAAPSADVRIVRADLERPPLAADSCDCIVCECVLSLLHNPLATLRAACRALRPGGLLVTSDLMLRPGYERPVSTGCSGAGSSRSSCSCSGHASAVQSNSSQSIPPTTATAEPLPEKYAAPGSSCLAGARPESAWRGLVEAAGLHLLHFEDNSRALVELAARMIWYSDDATRPSANSSSHGCACGGAGPGKAWRAYGYGLWIARKETP from the coding sequence ATGAACGCACTGTGGGAAAGGCCGGACTTTCGCCGCGCAGCTGGTGACGCATGGCGTCCCGGTGGCGTGGAACTGACGCGTCGAGCGCTTGCGTGGTGCGCTTCTGCGGGCCTGCTTGCGCCGGGCGGGCTGGTTCTTGACCTTGGCAGCGGGGCAGGGGCGACATTGCGCCTGCTCTCGCAGATGGGCTATCGCGCCGTGGGGCTGGACAAACACGCTGAGGCCGGACTTCCTGTGGATGCAGCCCCTTCTGCTGACGTCCGCATTGTGCGGGCCGATCTTGAGCGCCCGCCGCTGGCCGCAGACTCCTGCGACTGCATAGTGTGCGAGTGTGTTCTTTCCCTGCTGCACAATCCTCTTGCGACCTTGCGCGCCGCCTGTCGCGCCCTGCGCCCCGGCGGTCTGCTGGTGACCAGCGACCTCATGCTGCGGCCAGGGTATGAACGCCCCGTCAGCACCGGCTGCTCTGGTGCAGGCTCTTCCCGCTCCAGTTGTTCCTGTTCCGGTCACGCAAGCGCAGTACAATCGAACTCGTCCCAATCTATCCCGCCGACAACAGCGACAGCTGAGCCACTCCCGGAAAAATACGCCGCACCGGGTTCATCATGCCTTGCGGGTGCGCGGCCTGAATCTGCGTGGCGCGGGCTTGTGGAAGCGGCTGGCTTGCACCTGCTGCATTTTGAGGACAACAGCCGCGCTCTGGTGGAACTGGCCGCCCGCATGATCTGGTACAGCGACGACGCAACCCGGCCCTCGGCGAATAGCAGCAGCCATGGCTGCGCATGCGGGGGCGCTGGCCCAGGAAAAGCTTGGCGCGCCTATGGATACGGCCTTTGGATTGCCCGAAAGGAGACCCCATGA
- a CDS encoding DVU3141 family protein translates to MQTRSAHWPMTLPGKGRLGLSGLAVLTALLLGGCGFGGSPAQPETPPGPVTGFMIVSAVGETATVDDPDFGKGVRVSLDELFTSAKGEDCKRGTVLSGQREAEVIVICKDDKGRWTMAPRVWGQGLSQ, encoded by the coding sequence ATGCAAACGCGTTCAGCTCATTGGCCGATGACTCTGCCCGGCAAAGGCCGACTGGGCCTTTCCGGTCTGGCGGTTCTTACGGCTCTGCTGCTCGGCGGGTGCGGCTTCGGCGGGTCCCCGGCCCAGCCGGAAACGCCCCCCGGCCCTGTCACTGGCTTCATGATCGTCTCCGCAGTGGGAGAAACCGCTACTGTTGACGACCCTGATTTTGGCAAGGGGGTGCGCGTGAGCCTGGACGAGCTTTTCACCTCGGCCAAGGGCGAAGACTGCAAACGCGGCACCGTGCTTTCAGGCCAGCGTGAAGCGGAAGTTATTGTCATCTGTAAGGATGACAAAGGCCGTTGGACCATGGCCCCGCGAGTGTGGGGACAGGGTCTTTCGCAGTAG